A single region of the Brachypodium distachyon strain Bd21 chromosome 3, Brachypodium_distachyon_v3.0, whole genome shotgun sequence genome encodes:
- the LOC100840012 gene encoding uncharacterized protein LOC100840012, producing MFLSVSLIAAATLIALVTAGCTSASTPPATAARVSSPRRRHRSSAAVVGLLDDDDLLKEILLCLPPQPSSLPRASLVCKRWRHLVSDPGFSRHFRFHHRRNPPPILGCLVELPNQGLRGISFVSTLDPPNRIPAGRFSLEFDHGDPLRLLGCCHGLVLLFSITRCEVLVWDPVTDDRHRLPIPPRFYEWETSISGAVLRAAEDGRHFLVALAVTQQSVWKQHSRAQALACVYSSETSVWGNVISILLLSEVHASTASMLAILSKTPAMCFTGKSVGAVLVGDSLYCPNPRRRSLPPAVESPLDDDDLLQEILLRLPPQPSSLPRASLVSKRWRRLASDHRFTRRFRLRHHRNPPLLGFFELDPGEGPAQPRPSPGFDMKGERTSIHGAVLRADDKDKDGHFQVVLVGNDDQHHARQIACTYSSKKGAWGNLVSTILPPWFSDPQDPLRIDKSSPAILVGDSLYWNYDRP from the exons ATGTTCCTAAGCGTCAGCCTCATCGCCGCAGCTACCCTCATCGCCCTAGTAACCGCAG GTTGCACGTCGGCCTCGACTCCACCGGCCACCGCAGCGAGGGTGAGCAGCcctcggcgccgccatcgctcgtcggcggcggtggtggggcTGCTGGACGATGACGACCTTCTCAAGGAgatcctcctctgcctcccccCGCAGCCGTCCTCCCTCCCGCGTGCCTCCCTCGTCTGCAAGCGCTGGCGCCACCTCGTGTCCGACCCTGGCTTCTCCCGCCACTTCCGCTTCCACCACCGCCGCAATCCTCCTCCCATCCTCGGTTGCTTAGTCGAGCTCCCCAACCAGGGCCTGCGAGGTATATCCTTCGTGTCAACTCTTGATCCCCCCAATCGCATCCCCGCCGGGCGCTTCTCCTTGGAATTTGACCATGGGGACCCCCTTCGGTTACTTGGATGCTGCCATGGTCTCGTGCTCCTCTTCTCCATCACGCGGTGCGAGGTCCTGGTGTGGGACCCAGTCACCGATGACCGGCACCGCCTACCCATTCCCCCGAGGTTCTATGAGTGGGAGACCTCGATCAGTGGGGCGGTGCTTCGCGCTGCTGAAGACGGCCGCCACTTCCTGGTAGCCTTGGCAGTGACACAACAATCCGTCTGGAAGCAACATTCACGAGCACAAGCACTCGCCTGCGTTTATTCATCGGAGACCAGCGTTTGGGGTAATGTCATCTCCATACTGCTCCTATCTGAGGTTCATGCATCTACGGCAAGCATGCTGGCCATCTTATCGAAGACTCCCGCCATGTGTTTCACGGGCAAGTCCGTTGGCGCCGTGCTGGTTGGGGATTCTCTTTACTG CCCtaaccctcgccgccgctcgctgccgccggcggtggagtCGCCGCTGGATGACGACGATCTCCTCCAAgagatcctcctccgcctccccccgCAGCCGTCCTCGCTCCCACGCGCCTCCCTCgtctccaagcgctggcgccgcctcgcctccgACCACCGCTTCacccgccgcttccgcctccgccaccaccGCAACCCTCCCCTCCTTGGCTTTTTCGAGCTCGACCCTGGCGAAG GACCTGCACAGCCTCGACCTTCCCCGGGGTTCGATATGAAGGGGGAGAGGACATCGATCCACGGCGCCGTTCTTCGCGCTGACGACAAGGACAAAGATGGCCACTTCCAGGTCGTCCTAGTTGGCAACGACGATCAGCATCACGCACGGCAGATTGCCTGCACTTACTCCTCCAAGAAGGGCGCATGGGGTAATTTAGTTTCAACAATACTTCCACCTTGGTTCTCTGACCCCCAGGACCCCCTCAGAATTGATAAGTCCAGTCCTGCTATCCTTGTTGGGGATTCCCTTTATTGGAATTATGATCGCCCGTGA
- the LOC112271472 gene encoding F-box/kelch-repeat protein At3g17530-like: MFLSVILIAVIAVPTVGFQRSSTSDSTPPATAARTSSPRRRPRLLGTTAEGPLDDDDLLREILLRLPPQPSSLPRTSLVCKRWRGLVSEPGFYHRFRFHRRHNPPPILGCLVDLYNQGKRYISFMSTLDPPNRIPAEWFSLHFNHGDPLRLLGCCHGLVLLFSKTRFEVLVWDPVTGDRHRLAIPPGFYAEGTAITGAVLRVAGDGHHSLVALAVA, from the exons ATGTTCTTAAGCGTCATCCTCATTGCCGTCATCGCCGTCCCAACCGTTG GTTTCCAACGTTCTTCCACATCGGACTCGACCCCACCGGCCACTGCAGCGAGGACAAGCAGCCCTCGTCGCCGCCCCCGCTTGCTGGGGACGACGGCAGAGGGGCCGTTGGACGATGACGATCTGCTCAGGGAGATCCTCCTTCGCCTCCCCCCGCAGCCATCCTCCCTCCCGCGCACCTCCCTCGTCTGCAAGCGTTGGCGCGGCCTCGTCTCCGAACCTGGCTTCTACCACCGCTTCCgcttccaccgccgccacaACCCTCCTCCCATCCTCGGTTGCTTAGTCGACCTCTACAATCAGGGAAAACGATATATATCCTTCATGTCTACTCTTGATCCCCCCAATCGCATCCCCGCCGAGTGGTTCTCCTTGCATTTCAACCATGGGGATCCCCTCCGGTTACTTGGATGCTGCCATGGTCTCGTGCTCCTCTTCTCCAAGACGCGGTTCGAGGTCCTGGTGTGGGACCCCGTCACCGGCGACCGGCACCGCCTAGCCATTCCCCCGGGGTTCTATGCGGAGGGGACCGCGATCACTGGGGCGGTGCTTCGCGTTGCCGGAGACGGCCACCACTCCCTGGTGGCCTTGGCAGTGGCATGA